From the Maioricimonas rarisocia genome, one window contains:
- a CDS encoding CAP domain-containing protein: MLSKHLFLTLFVILLAGAGTAVGQTSEEHDVVTLTAEELGPFRPEQRPTLDRVEQLIVQKTNAFRSDHDLPKVSKDGILQQTARDFADYMARTDRYGHQADDRTPSERARAHEYPMCQIAENIAYFFATEGFATQELAEKAVQGWIDSPPHRKNMLLEHVTEIGVGVAQSEQTGVFYAVQLFGRPKSEAIRFRLKNTTEQELKYQLGERSYTLAPRYIRTHQMCVPGKLSLKTESGKTISHLPDDGDRFVAAVEDGTLVLQKQKME, from the coding sequence ATGCTGTCAAAGCACCTGTTCCTGACTCTGTTCGTCATTCTGCTTGCGGGAGCCGGCACCGCCGTCGGCCAGACCAGCGAAGAACACGATGTCGTCACGCTCACGGCGGAAGAACTCGGACCGTTCCGCCCGGAACAACGTCCGACACTCGACCGCGTCGAACAGCTGATCGTCCAGAAGACCAACGCCTTCCGCAGCGACCATGACCTGCCGAAGGTCTCGAAAGACGGGATCCTGCAGCAGACGGCCCGCGATTTCGCCGACTATATGGCCCGCACCGACCGCTACGGACATCAGGCGGATGACCGTACCCCTTCCGAACGGGCCCGGGCGCACGAGTACCCGATGTGCCAGATTGCCGAGAACATCGCCTACTTCTTCGCGACCGAAGGATTCGCGACGCAGGAACTGGCAGAGAAAGCCGTGCAGGGCTGGATCGACTCGCCGCCGCACAGAAAGAACATGCTGCTCGAGCACGTCACCGAGATCGGCGTCGGCGTGGCACAGAGTGAACAGACCGGCGTCTTTTACGCCGTCCAGTTGTTCGGTCGCCCGAAGTCCGAGGCGATCCGCTTCCGTCTGAAGAACACCACCGAACAGGAGCTGAAGTACCAGCTCGGAGAACGCTCCTACACGCTTGCTCCGCGGTACATCCGCACGCACCAGATGTGCGTCCCCGGCAAGCTGTCGCTGAAAACGGAAAGCGGCAAGACCATCAGCCACCTTCCGGACGACGGCGACCGCTTCGTCGCGGCCGTCGAAGACGGCACACTTGTCCTGCAGAAGCAAAAGATGGAGTGA